The DNA window AAGGATTCATCGGCTGTAATTCGTCTATGTTTGCTGTGCAGCGGGTTATGAGGCCAAGGGGAGGGATCAATAAGTGGCTTCATTGGCTCCCAGTTTCTGTCCACAAGAAATTGGACATTTTTATCAGGCAAATTTTTGGTGATTCTAGCATAAAAGTAGAAGGGAAGAATGGAATGCCTTTGCTGACCAAGAAAAGTGGTAATGCTTGCTAATTCTTCACAATTCACTAGTAAATTATGTCGAGAATTGGTTATGAAGTGAACTGCTTATAAAAATGATTCTTCGAAAGTGAAGCTGATATAGGGGTTAGTATCATAGCCTTCCTTGTTGTATGCTAGTTATTTTGGTGTTTGAAAATTGTGCCTATTTTCTCACCATTCTTTACTGCGGTTGTCATATTTCCgaaaagacaaataaaaattatcataaCATACAATAGTAGTCGAAACAAGAAATGGTACCACTGGTGTTTGAAGGACGCGGTGGTGGGAAGAAAGCAGTCGTAGCCTCTGTCCGGCCGATCATTTCTCTGGCATTTGAATAAACACTCTCTAAAACGTCAAGGATCTAAGAGTACATTTGAATTCATAGCTAAACtctagaaacaaaaacaagtttttaaaaccattttctttttagttttcaaggccttggattttgaaaacactccaagaaaaagtagataacaaaacaaacaaactcaTAGATAGAGACAGCGTCTgtaagcttaatttttaaaaactaaatgattatcaaacaCGGCCGGAGTAGTTATTCTGTCAACTTGTAAGTCATCGACTGAACGAGTAAAATAGGGGTTTACAGGCTGATGTAAACTATATATGAATAAATGTTCCTAATTACAAGAAACTATAGCAATTATATGGACTTGATCCTTTAGTTATCCTACATCAAACTCTAGAAGGTATTCCTGATGGAATTGGTATTTGCAGGCTTATCACACGTTTTAGAAGCTGATGCAAAGCAAATTGCAAAAGTGGCACGTGAAACATTTGATAAGTACGTTCGTACATTCTTTCTAATGGCATGTTAGAAAAATGGGGTTACATACAATCCATTTCAATGGTCTCTAGAAGTTCTGAACCCTTTGCCTGTTGGTAAATCCAATGTCTCGACCGACATTTCCAACTCTTGAGGTTATGAGTACTGTTCCTCAAATAAAAATCTGAATCCTTTATCATATATTTAGTTTGAAAACTATGGGATATATTCCCAGTAGAGTggttttattaaattgaatgTTGTTGATTAGCTCCAAAGGCTAAGAAGACAGAGTTAATATTGTAATAGTTTGCTGTAATCTGTATAGTTTGTGTCTGGTGGTGgcttttcttaaatttttttagatgaaACTACTAAATTTACAGCTAATTCCTGATCAGATGCAGGGCTGTCCTCTAATTACTTCACTTCATGTGCTACTATATCATTGTTAGGGATGGCCCATTGCTTGTAATCGCATCTGGCAGAGATACCATTTCAGTTGCTAGCTCGATTAAAAGGTTTGCTCCAGAAAATGTTTTTGTTGTCCAGGTGAAGCCCCTTTCTCTGTATAATTGTTGAGATTGTCAGGTCTGAACTTATTTTTGTCTATCTGGAGTCTTAATCTTTATGCCTTTTACCATTAATCAGGTGCTTAAAATCTTTATGTGTTGCTTCAGATTCAACATCCGAGGTCCCGGTTAgatagatttgatttggtaATTGCTCCTCGTCACGATTATTACTCGTTGACTCCTCAAGCACGACAACAGATTCCTTGGTTGCTTCGCCGGTGGATTACGCCTTGTGAACCTCCTGGAAAAAATGTGGTAAGTCTTAGCCCCGCATATATGCTTGATGCCATAGCACACTGAAAAACAATGACAATTATTGATTGTTGCATTTGTTCATCATTTGGAACCTTGATCCACAGGTTCTTACGGTTGGAGCTCTTCATCGGGCTGATTTTGCTGCACTTAGAAGTGCAGCTTCTACATGGCATGATGAATTGGCTTATCTTCCAAAACCACTGCTCGTTGTTAATATTGGAGGCCCATCaagtaatatttttacttctgGTTCTAGAAAAACGTTAGAATGGTTGTTGACCAAGATCATGTGCAAATCTTACTTGGAATCACTTCAAATTGTgtgatttttttcctttttcaaatctAAACTGTTCTTGTATTGATATTATTATCACCCAACCCTACCTTGCATCTATATGATCTATACAGGCAATTGTCGCTATGACGT is part of the Cucurbita pepo subsp. pepo cultivar mu-cu-16 chromosome LG03, ASM280686v2, whole genome shotgun sequence genome and encodes:
- the LOC111791216 gene encoding mitochondrial fission protein ELM1-like isoform X2, whose protein sequence is MRPRGGINKWLHWLPVSVHKKLDIFIRQIFGDSSIKVEGKNGMPLLTKKSGLSHVLEADAKQIAKVARETFDKDGPLLVIASGRDTISVASSIKRFAPENVFVVQIQHPRSRLDRFDLVIAPRHDYYSLTPQARQQIPWLLRRWITPCEPPGKNVVLTVGALHRADFAALRSAASTWHDELAYLPKPLLVVNIGGPSSNCRYDVDLAKQLATMLQNVLWSCGSVRISFSRRTPEKISKLLVEEFSTHPKVFIWDGEGPNPHLGHLAWADAFVITADSVSMLSEACSTGKPVYVIGADRCTWKFADFQKSLAEQGVVRPFTGKEVISESWSYSPLNDTADAANRVNSALAARGWRINTTTKGT